In Kushneria marisflavi, the following are encoded in one genomic region:
- a CDS encoding ATP-binding protein: MNEQLSTRLLNLLDRLEPLLPPEQAPIDWSRDIAALWQRHALGGRLTPVAPRDSVSVDELIGIESQKSALVDNTRTFLRGRPANHALLWGARGTGKSSLIRALINDLADEGLRLIQVDRHDLVGLPTLVQTLRGSDYRFVVYCDDLSFEGSDDAYKALKSVLDGTLTGPPDNVLLYATSNRRHLLPESMSDNNDTQVVGGEIHHGDAVEEKISLSDRFGLWLSFYPFDQDTYLRTCAHWVAHLGGQFDEAAEAEARRFALARGVRSGRAAWQFAIAWTGRELGIDNDTAI; the protein is encoded by the coding sequence ATGAATGAGCAGTTGAGCACACGTCTTCTGAATCTGCTGGATCGGCTGGAACCCTTGTTGCCGCCCGAGCAGGCCCCCATCGACTGGTCACGTGATATTGCCGCGCTGTGGCAGCGTCATGCGCTGGGTGGGCGGCTGACGCCGGTGGCGCCCCGTGACAGTGTCAGCGTCGACGAGCTGATTGGTATCGAGTCCCAGAAAAGCGCGCTGGTCGACAATACCCGTACGTTTTTACGCGGGCGGCCGGCCAACCATGCGTTGCTGTGGGGCGCGCGAGGCACCGGCAAGTCATCGCTGATCCGGGCGCTGATCAATGACCTGGCAGATGAAGGGCTGCGCCTGATTCAGGTCGACCGGCATGACCTTGTAGGGCTGCCGACACTGGTACAGACGCTTCGAGGCAGTGATTATCGCTTTGTCGTTTATTGTGACGATCTGTCCTTTGAAGGCAGTGATGATGCCTACAAGGCGCTCAAGAGTGTACTGGATGGCACCCTGACCGGCCCGCCGGACAATGTATTGCTCTATGCCACCTCCAATCGGCGACATCTGCTGCCCGAAAGCATGAGCGATAATAACGATACGCAGGTCGTGGGGGGCGAGATTCATCATGGCGACGCCGTGGAGGAAAAGATTTCGCTCTCTGACCGTTTTGGGCTGTGGCTGTCGTTTTATCCGTTCGATCAGGACACCTATCTGCGAACCTGTGCGCACTGGGTGGCCCATCTGGGAGGGCAGTTCGATGAGGCCGCCGAGGCCGAAGCGCGCCGATTTGCGCTGGCTCGTGGCGTGCGCAGTGGTCGCGCCGCCTGGCAGTTCGCCATCGCCTGGACCGGACGCGAGCTCGGCATCGACAACGACACGGCCATCTAA
- a CDS encoding L-threonylcarbamoyladenylate synthase: MSSHFDSSLAQPMLDDAATHLRNGGVVAYPTEAVWGLGCDPDNTDALKRLLTLKVRDPAKGLILVASSLEQFEPWLAGLDDTHLSRLESSWPGPVSWLVPDNGRAHPLVRGEHSSVALRVSDHPLVRKLCEAFGGPLVSSSANRASEAPCLSAEAIRQVFDDRVLVVDGPLGGRTRPSEIRDLLTNDVLRD; encoded by the coding sequence ATGTCTTCACATTTTGACTCTTCTCTCGCCCAACCAATGCTTGATGACGCTGCCACGCATCTGCGCAACGGTGGCGTTGTGGCGTACCCGACGGAAGCCGTCTGGGGGCTGGGATGTGATCCCGATAACACCGATGCGCTCAAGCGTCTTCTGACCCTCAAGGTGCGCGACCCGGCCAAGGGGTTGATTCTGGTCGCATCGAGCCTTGAACAGTTCGAGCCCTGGCTTGCCGGGCTGGATGACACACATCTTTCCCGGCTCGAGAGCAGCTGGCCCGGGCCGGTGAGCTGGCTGGTGCCGGACAACGGTCGCGCGCATCCGCTGGTACGTGGCGAGCATTCAAGCGTGGCGCTGCGGGTCAGCGATCACCCGCTGGTCCGTAAGCTGTGCGAGGCCTTTGGTGGGCCGCTGGTATCGAGTTCGGCCAATCGGGCCAGCGAGGCGCCCTGCCTGAGCGCCGAGGCAATCAGGCAGGTGTTCGATGACCGGGTGCTCGTGGTGGACGGGCCACTTGGCGGGCGAACGCGTCCCAGCGAAATCCGTGATCTGCTGACCAATGATGTGCTGCGTGACTAA
- a CDS encoding M48 family metallopeptidase — protein sequence MMRKTVLSALTLSLGLSACTTSPLGRSQLSLFDSNDIDQQGQKAFEEYRQSHKQATGRDGKYVTCIADAIIDTLPEGQGPSKWTVGVYQDDEPNAFALPGGYVVINTGLMSVAKNQDQIATVVGHEMAHVLAHHANERSSTQSLTSTGLGVVQSVTGSSALAQLLGAGAQYGVLLPYSRRQESEADLLGLDLMARAGFDPRASIALWQNMSAASKGGPPTWASTHPNDGERSKALEGRMQSAIKLSEQAHAAGHDPNCGSISS from the coding sequence ATGATGCGCAAGACCGTGCTGAGTGCACTGACCCTGAGCCTTGGCCTGAGTGCCTGCACCACCTCACCACTGGGACGCTCCCAGCTATCGCTGTTTGACAGCAACGACATCGATCAGCAAGGCCAGAAGGCCTTTGAGGAGTACCGCCAGAGTCACAAGCAGGCCACCGGCCGTGACGGAAAATATGTGACCTGTATTGCCGATGCCATTATCGATACGCTGCCCGAAGGACAGGGCCCGTCAAAATGGACCGTCGGCGTTTATCAGGATGACGAACCCAACGCCTTTGCCCTGCCAGGCGGCTACGTCGTCATTAATACAGGGCTGATGAGTGTGGCGAAAAACCAGGATCAGATTGCCACGGTGGTCGGCCACGAGATGGCCCACGTACTGGCCCATCATGCCAACGAGCGCAGCTCGACCCAGTCGCTGACCAGCACCGGCCTTGGGGTGGTGCAGTCCGTGACGGGCAGCAGTGCGCTGGCCCAGCTTCTGGGTGCCGGCGCCCAGTATGGAGTGTTGCTGCCCTACTCCCGCCGTCAGGAGAGCGAAGCCGACCTGCTGGGTCTGGATTTGATGGCACGAGCAGGCTTTGATCCAAGGGCCAGCATTGCCCTGTGGCAGAACATGTCAGCCGCATCAAAGGGCGGACCGCCGACCTGGGCCTCGACCCACCCCAACGATGGTGAGCGTAGCAAGGCCCTTGAAGGTCGTATGCAGAGTGCGATCAAGCTCTCCGAGCAGGCACATGCTGCAGGTCATGATCCGAACTGCGGCAGTATCAGCTCCTGA
- the hemF gene encoding oxygen-dependent coproporphyrinogen oxidase has protein sequence MSHAYLERVKRYLLDFQDRLCQSLAQADGHADFVEDAWTREDGGGGRSRVITEGAVFEKGGVNFSHVFGENLPPSASAARPELAGRSFHAVGVSWVMHPHNPHLPTTHGNVRFFIAEKEGEAPVWWFGGGIDLTPYYPMLEDVIHWHHTAREACAPFGDDVYPRYKRWCDEYFYLKHRDETRGVGGLFFDDVNEEGFEQSFAFQQAVAEAFVPAYLPIIEKRQNMPYGERERDFQNYRRGRYVEFNLVYDRGTLFGLQSGGRTESILMSMPPVAHWAYQYQPEEGSPEAELYAHYLHPREWLEEADRA, from the coding sequence GTGTCACATGCGTATCTCGAAAGGGTGAAACGCTATCTGCTGGACTTTCAGGATCGGCTCTGCCAGTCGCTGGCCCAGGCCGATGGCCATGCTGATTTTGTGGAAGATGCCTGGACACGCGAGGATGGCGGCGGCGGCCGCTCCCGCGTGATCACCGAGGGCGCCGTGTTCGAAAAGGGCGGGGTCAACTTCTCGCATGTCTTTGGAGAAAATCTGCCGCCCTCTGCGTCGGCCGCTCGCCCCGAGCTTGCCGGGCGCAGTTTTCATGCCGTCGGGGTTTCCTGGGTCATGCATCCACATAACCCGCACCTGCCGACAACGCACGGCAACGTTCGTTTTTTCATTGCTGAAAAGGAAGGAGAAGCGCCGGTCTGGTGGTTTGGCGGCGGTATCGATCTGACGCCGTATTATCCGATGCTCGAGGATGTCATTCACTGGCACCACACTGCCCGTGAGGCCTGTGCGCCCTTTGGCGATGACGTCTACCCTCGCTACAAGCGCTGGTGCGACGAGTACTTCTACCTCAAGCATCGCGATGAAACTCGTGGTGTAGGAGGGCTTTTCTTTGATGACGTCAATGAGGAAGGGTTCGAGCAGAGCTTTGCCTTCCAGCAGGCGGTGGCCGAGGCCTTCGTGCCGGCCTATCTGCCGATCATTGAAAAACGCCAGAACATGCCTTACGGCGAGCGGGAGCGCGACTTTCAGAATTACCGACGCGGGCGCTATGTCGAGTTCAACCTCGTCTATGACCGCGGCACGCTGTTCGGCTTGCAAAGTGGCGGACGTACCGAGTCGATTCTGATGTCCATGCCGCCGGTGGCGCACTGGGCCTATCAATATCAGCCCGAAGAAGGGTCTCCCGAGGCCGAGTTGTATGCGCACTATCTGCATCCGCGTGAATGGCTCGAGGAGGCGGACCGGGCATGA
- the dprA gene encoding DNA-processing protein DprA, with protein sequence MTETTQPSMPHEWLALSMLPRVGARRLQALRQAAPDWPEGWLARLPSEAAQLMRHYLQMPGRGPLHARVNAAMAWLDQGTQHHLLTPDHPAWPAMLDELPDPPPVLWAWGALEALSLPALAIVGTRRPTREGQDNAWRFARDMVGGGYGVISGLALGVDGCAHHGALEARGATVAVLGCGVDVLYPRTHARLRQQLLDQGGLLLSEHPPGTRAHPQHFPRRNRIITGLSLGVLVVEAAMASGSLVSARLAMEQNREVFALPGSLHNPQARGCLWLIREGARLVTSFDEILQELPERQWGAMLPSSGSEPARPDAGRADESADAPPRCPEDPLWQFLEETPVPIDVLIERTGESITTLQSRLLMLELDGWAAQVAGGWVRRLA encoded by the coding sequence ATGACTGAGACGACGCAGCCCTCGATGCCTCATGAGTGGCTGGCGCTGTCGATGCTGCCCCGTGTAGGGGCGCGGCGTCTTCAGGCCCTTCGACAGGCTGCTCCCGACTGGCCCGAGGGCTGGCTGGCTCGCCTGCCCTCGGAGGCCGCACAGCTCATGCGCCACTATCTTCAAATGCCCGGGCGGGGGCCTCTGCATGCCCGGGTCAATGCTGCGATGGCGTGGCTGGATCAGGGCACGCAGCATCACCTGCTGACGCCGGATCATCCCGCCTGGCCCGCCATGCTCGACGAGCTGCCGGACCCGCCTCCGGTGCTTTGGGCCTGGGGCGCGCTCGAGGCGCTGTCCCTGCCGGCGCTGGCCATCGTGGGGACGCGGCGGCCCACGCGTGAAGGGCAGGACAATGCCTGGCGGTTTGCGCGAGACATGGTCGGGGGCGGCTATGGCGTGATCAGCGGGCTGGCGCTGGGAGTGGATGGTTGCGCTCATCACGGCGCGCTGGAGGCTCGCGGTGCGACCGTTGCAGTCCTGGGCTGCGGAGTCGATGTGCTCTACCCGCGAACGCATGCCCGCCTGCGCCAGCAGTTGCTGGATCAGGGCGGGTTGCTGCTGTCCGAGCATCCACCGGGCACGCGGGCCCATCCGCAGCATTTTCCCCGGCGCAATCGGATCATTACCGGGCTGTCGCTGGGGGTGCTGGTGGTCGAGGCGGCCATGGCCAGCGGTTCGCTGGTCAGCGCCCGGCTTGCGATGGAGCAGAACCGGGAGGTATTTGCGCTGCCGGGCTCGCTGCATAACCCGCAGGCGCGCGGCTGTCTGTGGTTGATTCGTGAAGGTGCCCGGCTGGTGACCTCTTTTGATGAGATCCTGCAGGAGCTGCCCGAGCGGCAGTGGGGCGCCATGCTCCCGAGTTCCGGGAGCGAACCCGCCCGGCCCGATGCAGGCAGGGCGGATGAGTCAGCCGATGCGCCACCCCGATGTCCCGAGGACCCGCTGTGGCAATTCCTTGAAGAGACGCCCGTGCCGATCGACGTTTTGATCGAGCGTACGGGGGAGTCGATTACGACACTGCAGTCGCGCCTGCTCATGCTGGAGCTCGACGGCTGGGCCGCGCAGGTCGCCGGCGGCTGGGTCCGCAGGCTGGCATGA
- a CDS encoding YfgM family protein, producing the protein MADQLNIHEEDDQLAAAKRLWHNYAKPILGGIIIAAVGLFAWHWWQDHQQSQSEAASLQYQQLIQLTSQDSLDDSGRQAAQSIIDAIRDQHGDTLYADLAGMIQARLAVDANDLPAAERALNDVRKSSDRDEIRALAGLELARVQLGQDNAEEALGTLESLQLPEAMSARGAEIRGDIELALGNTDEARSAWQNAVNLAREHDQQLSGIQLKLDDLAPQEAS; encoded by the coding sequence GTGGCGGATCAGTTGAATATTCACGAAGAAGACGATCAGCTGGCGGCTGCCAAACGACTCTGGCACAACTACGCCAAGCCGATTCTGGGCGGCATCATCATTGCTGCCGTTGGTCTTTTTGCCTGGCACTGGTGGCAGGATCATCAGCAGTCACAGTCAGAGGCGGCCTCGCTTCAGTACCAGCAGCTGATTCAGCTGACCTCACAGGACAGCCTGGATGACAGCGGCCGTCAGGCCGCACAGAGCATCATTGATGCCATTCGTGACCAGCACGGCGATACCCTGTATGCCGACTTGGCCGGCATGATTCAGGCGCGTCTGGCGGTAGATGCCAACGATCTGCCCGCCGCCGAACGTGCGCTGAATGATGTCCGCAAGAGCAGCGATCGTGACGAGATCCGGGCACTGGCCGGCCTGGAACTGGCGCGCGTGCAGCTGGGCCAGGATAATGCCGAAGAAGCCCTTGGCACGCTTGAGAGCCTGCAACTGCCCGAGGCCATGAGCGCTCGCGGGGCGGAAATTCGAGGCGATATTGAACTGGCACTGGGCAATACCGATGAAGCGCGCAGTGCCTGGCAAAATGCCGTCAATCTGGCTCGTGAGCACGATCAGCAGCTCTCCGGCATACAACTCAAACTCGATGATCTGGCGCCTCAGGAGGCTTCATGA
- the bamB gene encoding outer membrane protein assembly factor BamB produces the protein MSTLENGSFSHSGLKRVALMAKPLGALLCATSLVVLAGCSGNVQTGTQPRELTSIDQTVKVEGMWSDGIGSLTRARYPITPAISGDTIYASDAEGNIKAINRNNGQIKWEKRLETPISSGLTADSGQLFAGTRNGEVIVFSEDNGDIVWRSRVSSEVIAPPQLNSGQVVVQSVDGTLTALDRFTGDEQWLYASSQPALTLRGTGAPRTIDPVSFAGFANGRLAAFDNRSGQQLWDLRVAVPQGRTEVEQLVDLDGQPVLTRDGRLFVTSYNGRVMALDARNGQPIWEREQSSYHTPVLVGDYLFTVTADSHIMAIDANNGRVIWNQDALEGRSLSAPVFVDNKLVVGDYQGYLHVIDAQSGEQEGRAHPGGDGISITPLTDGEHVFVLTNDGELIGYALKDIGKAS, from the coding sequence ATGAGCACGCTTGAAAACGGCTCTTTTTCACATTCGGGTCTCAAGCGCGTCGCGCTGATGGCAAAACCGCTGGGCGCCCTGCTGTGCGCGACCTCACTGGTGGTGCTGGCGGGCTGCTCCGGCAATGTCCAGACCGGCACCCAGCCACGCGAACTGACCAGCATTGATCAGACCGTCAAGGTCGAAGGCATGTGGTCGGATGGTATCGGTTCGCTGACCCGAGCACGCTACCCGATCACTCCGGCCATCTCGGGCGATACGATCTATGCCAGCGATGCCGAAGGCAACATCAAGGCCATCAACCGCAATAACGGTCAGATCAAATGGGAAAAGCGTCTGGAGACGCCCATTTCCAGCGGCCTGACAGCGGACAGTGGCCAGCTCTTCGCCGGCACGCGCAATGGCGAGGTCATCGTCTTCAGTGAAGACAACGGTGACATCGTCTGGCGCTCACGGGTGTCCAGTGAAGTCATTGCTCCGCCCCAGCTCAACAGCGGCCAGGTCGTAGTACAGAGCGTGGATGGCACGCTGACGGCGCTGGATCGCTTTACCGGTGACGAGCAGTGGCTGTATGCCTCCTCACAGCCGGCATTGACCCTGCGGGGCACCGGTGCACCGCGGACCATCGACCCGGTCTCCTTTGCCGGCTTTGCCAATGGCCGCCTGGCCGCCTTCGATAACCGCAGCGGCCAGCAGCTTTGGGACCTGCGCGTTGCCGTGCCTCAGGGTCGTACCGAAGTCGAGCAGCTGGTGGACCTTGACGGTCAGCCTGTATTGACCAGGGATGGTCGTCTGTTCGTGACCAGCTATAACGGTCGCGTCATGGCACTTGATGCCCGCAATGGCCAGCCGATCTGGGAGCGAGAACAGTCCAGCTACCACACCCCGGTGCTGGTGGGTGATTACCTCTTCACCGTCACCGCCGACAGCCATATCATGGCGATCGATGCCAACAACGGCCGTGTCATCTGGAATCAGGACGCGCTGGAAGGCCGATCGCTGAGCGCACCGGTATTTGTCGATAACAAGCTGGTGGTCGGCGACTATCAGGGTTATCTTCACGTGATCGATGCCCAGAGCGGAGAGCAGGAAGGTCGTGCCCATCCCGGCGGTGACGGCATCAGTATCACCCCGCTGACCGATGGCGAGCATGTCTTCGTACTGACCAATGACGGTGAACTGATCGGCTATGCCCTCAAGGATATAGGCAAGGCGTCATAA
- the der gene encoding ribosome biogenesis GTPase Der encodes MNPVIALVGRPNVGKSTLFNRLTRTRDAIVADFPGLTRDRHYGNGQLGDKPYTVIDTGGISGDEMGIDAAMAEQSLLAIDEADIVFFMVDARAGIMPADEAIANHLRVNQKKTWLVVNKSDGLQEEIATADFWALGLGDPHAIAAAHGRNVTTLIEHVLEPFPEVSEETHPDLVANGIRIGVVGRPNVGKSTLVNRLLGEERVVVFDEAGTTRDAIEIPFERRGKPYVLIDTAGVRRRKNISLAAEKFSIIKTLDAIKECNVAIVVLDARTGLVEQDLHLLDYVLTTGRALVLAVNKWDGLEQEAREKMRADIKRRLGFADYADLHFISALHGTAVGDLYPSIDRAFASATARWSTNRLTTLLQDAVSEHQPPLVNGRRIKLRMAHQGGANPPLIVVHGNQTNALPEAYKRFLINTFRKVLKVKGTPIRFEFRSGDNPYDKNSGDSDREKAKARQLARTREARKNRR; translated from the coding sequence ATGAATCCCGTTATCGCACTTGTCGGCCGACCCAATGTCGGCAAATCCACGCTATTCAATCGGCTGACGCGCACGCGCGATGCCATCGTCGCAGACTTCCCCGGCCTGACTCGCGACCGCCACTATGGCAACGGCCAACTGGGCGACAAGCCCTATACGGTCATTGATACCGGCGGTATCAGCGGTGATGAGATGGGCATCGACGCGGCCATGGCGGAACAGTCGCTGCTGGCCATCGATGAAGCCGACATCGTCTTTTTCATGGTCGATGCTCGTGCCGGGATCATGCCGGCCGATGAGGCCATCGCCAACCATCTGCGCGTCAATCAGAAAAAGACCTGGCTTGTGGTCAACAAGAGCGACGGTCTGCAGGAAGAGATTGCCACCGCCGATTTCTGGGCGCTGGGACTGGGTGATCCGCACGCCATTGCCGCCGCCCATGGGCGTAACGTCACGACCCTGATCGAGCATGTACTCGAGCCCTTCCCCGAGGTCAGTGAAGAGACGCACCCGGACCTGGTCGCCAACGGCATTCGCATTGGAGTGGTCGGACGCCCCAATGTGGGCAAGTCCACCCTGGTCAATCGACTCCTGGGCGAGGAACGCGTGGTGGTCTTTGACGAGGCCGGCACCACCCGCGATGCCATCGAAATCCCCTTCGAGCGCCGCGGCAAGCCCTATGTACTGATCGACACGGCCGGCGTGCGACGCCGCAAGAACATCAGCCTGGCGGCCGAGAAGTTCTCGATCATCAAGACGCTGGACGCCATCAAGGAGTGCAATGTCGCCATCGTGGTGCTTGATGCCCGCACCGGACTGGTCGAGCAGGACCTGCATCTGCTGGATTACGTCCTGACCACAGGGCGCGCCCTGGTACTGGCGGTCAACAAGTGGGACGGGCTCGAGCAGGAAGCGCGTGAGAAAATGCGTGCCGACATCAAACGACGCCTGGGCTTTGCCGACTACGCCGATCTGCATTTCATTTCGGCGCTTCATGGCACGGCGGTAGGTGATCTTTATCCCTCCATTGATCGCGCCTTTGCCTCCGCTACGGCACGATGGTCCACCAATCGTCTAACGACGCTTTTGCAGGATGCGGTCAGCGAGCATCAGCCGCCGCTGGTCAACGGTCGCCGCATCAAGCTGCGCATGGCGCATCAGGGCGGCGCCAACCCACCACTGATCGTGGTACACGGCAACCAGACCAATGCCCTGCCCGAAGCCTACAAGCGCTTTTTGATCAACACCTTCCGCAAGGTGCTCAAGGTCAAGGGCACCCCGATCCGGTTTGAATTCCGCTCCGGCGACAATCCCTACGACAAGAACAGCGGCGACAGCGATCGCGAAAAGGCCAAGGCTCGCCAGCTCGCGCGTACCAGGGAAGCTCGCAAGAACCGGCGCTAA
- the aroE gene encoding shikimate dehydrogenase, with amino-acid sequence MTDFPLYAVFGNPIAHSKSPQIHSGFAEQLDDPVRYETRLAPVDDFSGHWRAFLKEGGRGANVTVPFKEQATALADRLSDRARQAGAVNTLVVGEHGEIVGDNTDGAGLLLDLERLGAPLTDARILVLGAGGAVRGVIKPLLATRPSELVMANRTVEKATGLAELFRAHGDIRGCGFEDIEGRFDLVINATSASLSGELPPLPATLFNEGALAYDMMYGAALTVFLEWAHTHGVRCADGLGMLVGQAAEAWYQWRGTRPDTTPILEALRADLR; translated from the coding sequence ATGACCGACTTCCCCCTTTACGCCGTGTTCGGCAATCCCATCGCGCATTCGAAATCGCCGCAGATCCATTCAGGCTTTGCCGAGCAATTGGATGATCCGGTGCGATACGAAACGCGTCTGGCGCCGGTGGATGATTTTTCCGGCCACTGGCGTGCCTTTCTGAAGGAGGGTGGGCGGGGTGCGAATGTCACTGTCCCCTTCAAGGAGCAGGCGACAGCGCTGGCGGATCGGTTGAGTGACCGGGCGCGTCAGGCCGGTGCCGTCAATACGCTGGTCGTGGGTGAGCATGGCGAGATTGTTGGCGACAATACGGATGGTGCCGGGCTGCTGCTGGATCTGGAGCGACTGGGCGCGCCACTGACCGATGCGCGCATTCTGGTGCTGGGGGCAGGCGGTGCCGTGCGTGGGGTAATCAAGCCTCTGCTGGCGACCCGTCCGTCGGAACTTGTCATGGCCAATCGGACGGTGGAAAAGGCCACCGGGCTTGCCGAGCTGTTCAGGGCGCACGGCGACATCCGGGGCTGCGGATTTGAAGACATCGAAGGGCGTTTTGACCTGGTCATCAATGCCACCAGTGCCAGCCTGTCCGGCGAATTGCCACCGCTGCCGGCAACGCTATTCAATGAAGGAGCGCTGGCCTACGACATGATGTATGGCGCTGCGCTCACTGTCTTTCTTGAATGGGCCCACACCCATGGCGTGCGCTGCGCCGATGGGCTGGGCATGCTGGTAGGACAGGCGGCCGAAGCCTGGTATCAGTGGCGCGGCACGCGCCCCGATACCACGCCGATACTGGAAGCGCTGCGGGCCGATCTTCGCTGA